One Desulfobulbus propionicus DSM 2032 DNA segment encodes these proteins:
- the ptsP gene encoding phosphoenolpyruvate--protein phosphotransferase: MENTKSRSTTSRVLQGIGVSPGIVVATVVVVKRQTWRAGWCHLPAEHLASEIQRFFQAISAAREELIQLRQQLADHMDDALSIIDSHLLMLQDRMFVERTAAIIRENKVNAEWALTQTLNEIKERFALIDDPYIRDRYADIKHVADRVFGLLTGREYAPKGKTADQPTILVANDLSPEDALRLQSANVLGFITEKGGTISHTAIVARSLNIPAVVGLEHATSILHTGEPIILDGGTGQVVVHPQPNEIIRLQENDQHYRAVAEGLDRYVHLTSETKDGCPVRLSANIEMLEELSAVLRYGSEGIGLFRSEFDFFQGIRPPTEEAQLATYSRLLATMAPHPVTIRTLDVGGDKILARFPGNKAWLDRERNPALGLRSIRFSLYEREIFRCQVRALLRASVHGRLRVLLPLVSTLQELRQAKEMIHDSMNALAAEGIPFDQDLEIGVLIEVPSAVIMSDVLAMEVDFFAIGTNDLIQYSLAIDRGNQYVAHLYDPFHPAVLRMIRQTVDAGHARAIPVSLCGEMAGDPLCAPLLIGFELDELSMRPAVIPWIKRLLRHSHSGELHLLAQEVLHCADSGEVRACVTDFFQRFYPRDFYQS; the protein is encoded by the coding sequence ATGGAGAATACGAAAAGCAGGTCGACAACTTCCCGCGTCTTACAGGGCATTGGTGTGTCGCCCGGTATTGTGGTCGCCACGGTCGTTGTCGTCAAACGGCAGACGTGGCGAGCTGGTTGGTGCCACCTGCCGGCCGAGCACCTTGCATCGGAGATCCAACGTTTTTTCCAGGCCATCTCTGCCGCCCGGGAGGAACTCATCCAGTTGCGGCAGCAGTTGGCTGACCACATGGATGATGCCTTGTCGATCATCGATTCCCATTTGCTGATGCTCCAAGACCGGATGTTTGTCGAACGCACCGCGGCCATTATCCGGGAAAACAAGGTCAATGCGGAATGGGCGTTGACCCAGACCCTGAACGAAATCAAGGAGCGGTTCGCCCTGATTGACGATCCCTATATTCGCGACCGATATGCCGATATCAAGCATGTGGCCGATCGGGTATTCGGTCTGCTTACCGGCCGGGAATATGCGCCCAAGGGCAAGACAGCAGACCAGCCCACCATCCTGGTTGCCAATGATCTCTCGCCAGAGGATGCCCTGCGACTGCAGTCGGCCAATGTTCTTGGTTTCATAACGGAAAAAGGGGGGACAATCTCCCATACCGCCATCGTCGCTCGATCTCTCAATATACCGGCGGTGGTCGGCCTGGAGCATGCGACCTCCATCCTGCACACCGGCGAGCCGATTATCCTCGACGGCGGAACGGGCCAGGTGGTCGTTCATCCCCAACCTAATGAAATTATTCGACTGCAGGAGAACGATCAGCACTATCGCGCCGTGGCCGAGGGGCTGGACCGCTATGTGCATCTGACCTCGGAAACCAAGGATGGGTGTCCCGTTCGCTTGAGCGCCAATATCGAGATGCTGGAGGAACTCTCTGCCGTGCTTCGCTACGGATCGGAGGGAATAGGGCTGTTTCGCAGCGAATTCGATTTTTTTCAAGGGATCCGGCCACCGACGGAAGAGGCGCAACTGGCTACGTATTCCCGCCTCCTGGCAACTATGGCCCCGCATCCGGTGACCATCCGCACCCTCGATGTAGGCGGCGATAAGATCCTTGCCCGTTTTCCCGGCAACAAGGCGTGGCTCGATCGGGAACGCAATCCGGCTCTCGGTCTGCGTTCGATTCGTTTTTCCCTGTACGAGCGGGAGATTTTTCGCTGTCAAGTGCGAGCGCTGCTCCGGGCCTCGGTCCATGGCCGGTTGCGCGTTTTGCTGCCTCTCGTGTCAACCTTGCAGGAACTGCGCCAGGCAAAGGAGATGATCCACGACTCGATGAATGCATTGGCGGCCGAAGGAATCCCTTTTGACCAGGACCTTGAAATCGGGGTGTTGATCGAAGTTCCCAGTGCCGTGATCATGAGCGATGTCCTTGCCATGGAAGTGGATTTTTTTGCCATCGGCACCAACGACCTGATCCAGTATTCCCTGGCCATTGACCGCGGCAATCAGTATGTGGCTCATTTGTACGACCCCTTTCATCCCGCGGTGCTGCGGATGATCCGACAGACGGTCGACGCCGGCCATGCCCGCGCCATTCCCGTGTCGCTCTGCGGCGAGATGGCCGGTGACCCTCTTTGTGCCCCGCTGTTGATAGGGTTTGAGCTGGATGAGCTGTCGATGCGCCCTGCGGTTATTCCCTGGATCAAACGGTTGTTACGGCATTCCCACAGCGGAGAGCTGCACTTATTGGCCCAAGAGGTCCTCCACTGCGCGGACAGTGGCGAGGTGCGTGCGTGTGTGACCGATTTCTTTCAACGTTTTTATCCAAGAGATTTTTATCAATCGTGA
- a CDS encoding HPr family phosphocarrier protein, translated as MKTCACDLVVGNRRGVHSRVATRLAGIAAEFGVVLSISRADETVDCSSILDVLALALVEGTNLTLRADGDRAEGALQAALVLLTSQDDS; from the coding sequence GTGAAGACCTGTGCGTGCGACCTTGTTGTCGGCAATCGGCGCGGGGTGCACAGCCGGGTGGCCACCCGGCTGGCGGGAATTGCGGCGGAATTCGGTGTGGTGCTGTCCATCAGCCGAGCAGATGAAACGGTTGATTGTTCTTCAATCCTCGATGTTCTGGCCCTTGCCCTGGTCGAGGGAACGAACCTGACCTTGCGTGCCGATGGCGACAGGGCTGAAGGGGCGTTGCAGGCTGCCCTTGTGCTGCTTACTAGCCAGGATGATTCCTGA